Proteins encoded in a region of the Coffea eugenioides isolate CCC68of chromosome 4, Ceug_1.0, whole genome shotgun sequence genome:
- the LOC113769195 gene encoding uncharacterized protein LOC113769195: MDTEMEGEESEESRGGKVMEGVASIALLPSGSISGHFIQLPNSLCLGLCGTELACERECSRGEDYRLIRLTVIDFNSGREKDMVVECRGHDAARMCNVDHAHWWEKDVVCMLEPKEGNYKVIISFECETLKADEAAEDHIKKFMPKLAGIDAVVNIGWIKMFGLDFDAEAEEQQRATLEVVRLLAQKTKEVGFEFLNTMLLNAHEEMNNSLGFGYADEDGCILT, translated from the exons ATGGATACAGAAATGGAAGgagaagaaagtgaagaaagtAGGGGAGGGAAGGTTATGGAAGGAGTAGCGTCAATAGCGCTGTTGCCAAGTGGGTCCATTTCGGGCCACTTCATTCAGCTTCCCAACTCTCTCTGCCTTGGCCTCTGTGGCACTGAGTTAGCCTGTGAAAGAGAATGCAGCAGGGGAGAGGACTACCGTTTGATCAGGCTCACCGTTATAGACTTCAATAGTGGAAGGGAGAAGGACATGGTGGTGGAATGCAGAGGGCATGATGCTGCTAGAATGTGTAATGTTGATCATGCTCATTGGTGGGAAAAGGACGTTGTGTGTATGCTTGAACCAAAGGAGGGGAATTACAAGGTTATAATTTCTTTTGAGTGTGAGACTTTGAAAGCTGATGAAGCAGCAGAGGACCACATCAAGAAGTTCATGCCAAAATTAGCTGGGATAGATGCTGTTGTTAATATCGGCTGGATAAAAATGTTTGGCTTGGACTTTGATGCGGAAGCTGAGGAGCAGCAG AGAGCTACTCTAGAAGTTGTGAGATTGCTGGCGCAAAAGACCAAAgaagttggatttgagtttCTTAA TACAATGCTGTTAAATGCTCATGAGGAAATGAACAATAGCTTGGGCTTTGGATATGCTGATGAGGATGGCTGCATTTTGACATAG